One genomic window of Methylothermaceae bacteria B42 includes the following:
- a CDS encoding hydroxymethylpyrimidine/phosphomethylpyrimidine kinase, which yields MNKSSPPCVLTISGHDPTGGAGIQADIETIVHHRCHPCSVITALTAQDSKNVAQVFPQRPEHFQCQLDTLLADISFQAIKIGMLGSAEIASVIADRLSSLPEVPIVLDPVLKAGGGTNLANDKLLETLINHLLPLTTILTPNLQEARRLVNSDQIEQCAQTLLTKGCQSILITSGDEETLQVENIFYDEENCQTYTWERLPEGAHGSGCTLASAIAALLARGMKLQQAVEQAQQYTWETLRHSFRPGHGQLFPRRGL from the coding sequence ATGAATAAGTCGTCTCCCCCTTGCGTCTTAACTATCTCAGGCCACGACCCTACTGGTGGCGCTGGCATTCAGGCCGATATTGAAACAATCGTTCACCACCGATGCCATCCTTGCAGCGTGATTACCGCCTTGACTGCACAAGATAGCAAAAATGTGGCGCAAGTTTTTCCTCAACGGCCCGAGCATTTTCAATGCCAGCTGGATACTTTGCTGGCAGATATTTCTTTCCAGGCAATTAAAATCGGCATGCTTGGCTCTGCCGAAATTGCTTCAGTGATTGCTGATAGGCTTTCTTCCCTGCCGGAAGTTCCCATTGTACTGGATCCTGTACTGAAAGCCGGTGGCGGAACCAATTTGGCGAATGATAAATTACTTGAAACGCTGATCAACCATCTCTTGCCTCTGACAACCATTTTGACCCCTAATCTTCAAGAAGCCCGCAGGTTAGTGAATAGTGACCAAATAGAACAGTGCGCCCAAACCCTTTTAACAAAAGGGTGCCAATCGATTCTCATCACCAGTGGCGATGAAGAGACACTCCAAGTGGAGAATATTTTTTATGACGAGGAAAATTGCCAAACCTACACTTGGGAGCGCTTACCGGAAGGCGCCCATGGTTCCGGCTGTACCTTGGCTTCAGCCATCGCTGCCCTGCTAGCCCGAGGGATGAAACTGCAACAAGCGGTCGAACAAGCCCAACAATATACTTGGGAGACATTACGCCATTCCTTTCGCCCAGGCCACGGCCAACTATTCCCCAGGCGCGGATTATAA
- a CDS encoding dihydrolipoamide succinyltransferase, with product MSTEIRVPSLPESVADATVAAWHKQPGEPVKKDEKLVDLETDKVVLEIPAPEDGILEKVHHPEGDTVTSGELLATLSSAQPSTEPQKPAQPAAPLEKVETAPPLSPAVRRLIAEYNLDPSQIPGTGKDGRITKADVLEYLARQKAEQAKKTTAPPITEAETPPPAPTPVGQRPEKRVPMTRIRARIAERLLEAQRNTAMLTTFNEVDLSQVMALRQHYKQAFEKQFGIKLGFMSFFVKASVEALKRFPIVNASIDGKDIIYHGYFDIGIAVSTERGLIVPILRDADQMDFATIEQKIVEFANKAREGTLSFEELEGGTFTITNGGIFGSMLSTPLLNPPQSAILGMHAIKERPVVENGEIAIRPMMYLALTYDHRIIDGREAVLFLRTIKEILEAPERLFLGV from the coding sequence ATGAGCACAGAAATCCGGGTTCCTTCGCTTCCAGAATCAGTAGCAGACGCCACCGTCGCTGCCTGGCACAAACAACCGGGCGAACCGGTCAAGAAAGATGAAAAATTGGTCGATCTGGAAACTGACAAAGTAGTCTTGGAGATTCCAGCGCCGGAAGATGGGATATTGGAAAAAGTCCACCATCCCGAAGGCGACACCGTTACCAGCGGCGAATTATTGGCCACCCTGTCCTCTGCCCAGCCATCCACGGAACCCCAAAAACCGGCTCAACCTGCCGCTCCCCTGGAAAAGGTGGAAACCGCCCCGCCTTTGAGCCCCGCGGTAAGAAGGCTCATTGCAGAATACAATCTCGATCCCAGCCAAATTCCCGGCACCGGCAAAGATGGCCGCATTACCAAAGCCGACGTGCTCGAATATCTAGCCCGTCAGAAAGCCGAACAAGCCAAAAAAACCACCGCGCCGCCCATCACCGAAGCTGAGACCCCGCCCCCTGCTCCCACACCCGTAGGCCAGCGCCCGGAAAAACGCGTTCCCATGACCCGTATCCGCGCCCGCATTGCAGAGCGGCTATTGGAAGCGCAGCGCAATACCGCCATGCTCACCACATTCAACGAGGTGGACCTCTCCCAAGTCATGGCGCTACGGCAACACTACAAGCAGGCATTTGAAAAACAATTCGGGATTAAACTCGGATTTATGAGTTTTTTTGTCAAAGCCTCGGTGGAAGCCTTAAAACGATTCCCGATTGTCAATGCCAGCATTGACGGCAAGGACATTATCTATCATGGTTATTTTGATATTGGCATCGCGGTTTCAACGGAGCGGGGATTGATTGTCCCTATCTTGCGGGACGCCGATCAAATGGATTTTGCCACCATTGAACAAAAAATCGTTGAATTCGCCAACAAAGCCCGCGAAGGCACGCTCTCTTTCGAGGAACTGGAAGGCGGAACTTTCACCATCACCAATGGCGGCATTTTCGGTTCCATGCTCTCCACGCCACTGCTCAACCCACCCCAAAGCGCTATCCTGGGCATGCACGCCATCAAAGAAAGGCCAGTCGTGGAAAATGGCGAAATCGCCATCCGGCCAATGATGTATCTGGCCCTAACCTACGACCACCGCATCATCGACGGGCGCGAAGCCGTCCTGTTTTTGCGCACCATCAAGGAAATTCTGGAAGCACCGGAGCGGCTGTTTTTAGGGGTTTAA
- the sucA gene encoding 2-oxoglutarate dehydrogenase subunit E1 (SucA; E1 component of the oxoglutarate dehydrogenase complex which catalyzes the formation of succinyl-CoA from 2-oxoglutarate; SucA catalyzes the reaction of 2-oxoglutarate with dihydrolipoamide succinyltransferase-lipoate to form dihydrolipoamide succinyltransferase-succinyldihydrolipoate and carbon dioxide): MNDILRKFQETSPYYGTNAAFLEELYERFLKDPDKVPAQWRERFQTLQRQIPGITDVPHREIQEQFRQLVRHRPTTVLEAVPETLCQKQIAVNRLIDQYRLLGHLIADNNPLPLSPKPYLPELDPTFYGLNDADLDTEFDASLLAGCHTLTLRDILQRLKRTYCGAIGSETMHILESEIRAWLQERLETSQAQIELSPEQKRWLLKLLTAAEGIEKYLHRRYVGQKRFSLEGGESLIPLLDEIIQHGGEAGIREVVLGMAHRGRLNVLINILGKQPSALFEEFEGKAKPSEGTSGDVKYHMGFSSDVATPGGPVHLALAFNPSHLEVIDPVVEGSVRARQDRIGKNAHNQILPLLVHGDAAFAAQGVVMETLQMAQTRAFHTGGTVHIVVNNQIGFTISNPFDARSTTYATDVAKMVEAPIFHVNGDDPEAVLYVVQLALDYRMTFNRDVVIDLICYRRHGHNEADEPAVTQPVMYSMIRKHPSVRQLYAKKLIEEGIISADEPEEMEQEYISALEKGGPVLRPMLENSFNTHKVAWSQYLHSRWNVPYDSSVPLAKLRELAEMWLELPQGFELHPRVAKIWENRRKMTAGALPVDWGYAENMAYATLLADRKAVRLSGQDAGRGTFFHRHGIIYHHHTGEPYIPLKKIAYHYQTRFFLYDSLLSEEGVLGFEFGYSTAEPESLVIWEAQFGDFANVAQVVIDQFISSGEAKWGRLSGLVLFLPHGYEGQGPEHSSARLERFLQLCAEDNLQVCIPTTPAQIFHLLRRQMLRPYRKPLITLTPKSLLRHRLAVSNLDELCEGRYQLVIDEIDPIEKQKVYRVILCSGKIYYELLESRRQEDIDDIAILRLEQLYPFPTEALQEALAQYPNLKELVWCQEEPQNQGAWYQIRHRFLQALQPKVKLTYVGRPLHAAPAEGYFHMHVEQQRAIINAALHPEIKLQATG; encoded by the coding sequence ATGAACGATATTCTGCGAAAATTTCAAGAAACCTCGCCCTACTATGGTACTAATGCCGCTTTTCTGGAAGAACTTTACGAACGCTTTTTAAAAGATCCCGACAAAGTGCCAGCCCAGTGGCGGGAGCGCTTTCAAACCCTGCAAAGGCAAATTCCGGGGATTACAGACGTTCCCCACCGGGAAATCCAAGAGCAATTCCGGCAGCTAGTCCGCCATCGGCCGACAACAGTACTTGAAGCTGTACCTGAAACCCTTTGCCAAAAACAAATCGCGGTTAACCGGTTGATTGATCAATACCGGCTGCTCGGTCACCTGATTGCGGATAACAATCCCCTGCCTTTGAGTCCCAAACCCTATCTTCCGGAACTGGACCCTACCTTTTACGGACTGAATGACGCCGATCTCGATACCGAATTCGACGCGTCGCTTCTGGCAGGCTGCCATACACTCACCTTGCGCGATATTCTCCAGCGCTTGAAACGGACTTACTGCGGCGCCATCGGCAGCGAAACCATGCATATTCTGGAGTCCGAAATCCGCGCCTGGCTCCAGGAGAGATTGGAAACCTCCCAAGCGCAAATCGAGCTGTCTCCAGAACAAAAACGCTGGTTGTTAAAGCTTTTGACCGCTGCCGAAGGAATCGAAAAATATCTCCACCGCCGCTACGTTGGGCAAAAACGATTTTCTTTGGAAGGCGGAGAAAGCTTGATTCCACTGTTGGATGAAATTATTCAGCACGGCGGCGAAGCCGGCATCCGGGAAGTGGTCCTAGGGATGGCGCACCGGGGACGGCTCAATGTCTTAATCAATATTCTCGGCAAACAGCCCTCCGCGCTATTCGAAGAATTCGAAGGCAAAGCCAAGCCCAGCGAAGGCACCAGCGGGGATGTGAAATACCATATGGGCTTCTCTTCCGATGTCGCTACGCCGGGTGGGCCAGTTCATTTGGCGCTGGCTTTCAACCCTTCGCATTTGGAGGTCATCGATCCGGTAGTGGAAGGTTCGGTCCGGGCCCGGCAAGACCGGATCGGCAAAAACGCACACAATCAAATCCTGCCGCTGCTGGTTCACGGCGACGCCGCTTTCGCCGCCCAAGGAGTGGTCATGGAAACCCTGCAAATGGCCCAAACCCGGGCATTTCATACGGGCGGCACGGTCCATATTGTGGTCAACAACCAGATCGGCTTTACCATCAGCAATCCCTTTGACGCCCGCTCCACCACCTATGCCACGGATGTGGCCAAAATGGTGGAAGCACCGATTTTCCATGTCAACGGCGATGATCCTGAAGCCGTGCTCTATGTCGTCCAGCTAGCCCTGGATTACCGCATGACCTTCAACCGAGATGTGGTCATCGATCTGATTTGCTATCGCCGCCACGGTCACAACGAGGCGGATGAACCGGCGGTGACCCAGCCGGTGATGTATTCCATGATTCGCAAACATCCCAGTGTTCGGCAACTTTATGCGAAAAAACTGATTGAAGAAGGCATCATCTCCGCTGACGAACCTGAAGAGATGGAACAGGAATATATCTCCGCTTTGGAAAAAGGCGGCCCAGTGCTCAGGCCAATGCTTGAGAACTCATTCAACACCCATAAGGTAGCCTGGAGCCAATATCTGCACAGCCGCTGGAACGTGCCTTATGACTCGTCGGTGCCCTTGGCGAAACTGCGGGAACTGGCTGAGATGTGGCTGGAATTGCCCCAAGGGTTCGAGCTTCATCCTAGGGTCGCTAAAATCTGGGAAAATCGCCGTAAAATGACCGCTGGCGCATTGCCCGTCGATTGGGGTTATGCCGAAAACATGGCCTATGCTACCTTGCTGGCGGACCGCAAGGCAGTCCGCCTGTCGGGACAAGACGCTGGCCGCGGCACGTTTTTTCATCGCCACGGCATTATTTACCACCACCACACCGGCGAACCCTACATCCCTTTGAAAAAAATCGCTTATCACTATCAAACCCGGTTTTTTCTCTATGACTCTCTGTTGTCTGAAGAAGGGGTATTAGGTTTTGAATTTGGCTACAGTACCGCGGAACCTGAAAGCCTGGTGATTTGGGAAGCGCAATTTGGCGATTTCGCTAATGTGGCGCAAGTGGTCATCGATCAATTCATCAGCTCTGGCGAAGCCAAATGGGGACGATTGAGCGGATTGGTACTGTTCTTGCCCCACGGCTATGAAGGCCAAGGCCCGGAGCATTCTTCCGCCCGCCTGGAACGTTTTCTGCAATTATGCGCCGAGGATAACTTGCAGGTCTGCATCCCCACCACTCCGGCACAGATTTTCCATCTGCTGCGCCGGCAAATGCTGCGCCCTTATCGTAAACCATTGATTACGTTAACGCCTAAAAGCTTGCTTCGTCACCGGCTCGCTGTCTCGAACCTGGATGAATTATGCGAGGGACGCTACCAACTGGTCATCGACGAAATCGACCCTATTGAAAAACAAAAGGTTTACCGGGTCATCCTTTGCAGCGGAAAAATCTACTATGAATTGCTTGAATCGAGACGCCAGGAAGATATTGACGACATTGCCATTCTGCGTCTGGAGCAACTTTATCCCTTTCCTACCGAAGCATTGCAAGAAGCCTTGGCCCAATATCCGAACCTCAAAGAACTGGTCTGGTGTCAGGAAGAACCCCAAAACCAGGGGGCGTGGTATCAGATCCGCCACCGCTTCCTGCAAGCACTGCAGCCCAAGGTAAAACTGACCTATGTGGGCCGGCCCCTGCATGCCGCACCGGCCGAAGGTTATTTCCACATGCACGTTGAACAACAACGCGCTATCATAAACGCCGCCCTGCATCCTGAAATCAAACTGCAAGCCACAGGTTAA
- a CDS encoding conjugal transfer protein TraR — protein sequence MAEGLTEQQLNEFTRCLKERYWQLRQEIRDELLRTDEEQYIELAGRVHDPEEEAVADLLVDLNLASISRHIQELREIDDALIRMAKGTYGFCVDCDQPIRLERLKASPTAKRCITCQDLYEKTHGVNAPSI from the coding sequence ATGGCGGAAGGCTTGACTGAGCAGCAATTGAACGAATTCACACGTTGCCTGAAGGAACGTTATTGGCAGCTTCGCCAAGAAATTCGTGATGAATTATTACGAACCGATGAAGAGCAATATATTGAATTGGCTGGGCGAGTTCATGACCCAGAAGAAGAAGCCGTGGCTGACTTGTTAGTGGATTTGAATCTTGCGTCAATCTCCAGGCATATTCAGGAGCTGCGTGAAATTGACGATGCGTTAATCCGAATGGCCAAAGGTACTTATGGATTTTGCGTAGATTGTGATCAGCCAATCCGTCTGGAACGTTTGAAGGCAAGTCCCACGGCAAAACGCTGCATTACCTGTCAGGATCTTTACGAGAAAACCCATGGCGTCAATGCGCCATCAATCTAA
- a CDS encoding branched chain amino acid aminotransferase (catalyzes the transamination of the branched-chain amino acids to their respective alpha-keto acids), with protein MSTYDNDGEIWLDGQWLPWREAKVHVLTHTLHYGGGVFEGVRAYYGQQGTAIFRLQDHTERLFQSAHIIRMKIPFDRETLNRVQCEAVARNHLDSAYIRPMCFYGAEGMGLRADNLRVHVMVAAWEWGAYLGAESLKQGIRIRTSSFTRNHVNSLMCKAKVNGNYVNSILALQEALDTGYDEALLLDHEGYVAEGSGENIFIIRRGKLYTPDLTSVLEGITRDTVMVIAEEMGLEVIEKRITRDEVYTADEAFFTGTAAEITPIRELDGRQIGCGSRGPITEKLQALYFDYVHGRRSEHLDWLAPVEKFRE; from the coding sequence ATGTCAACCTACGACAATGATGGAGAGATTTGGCTGGATGGGCAGTGGCTGCCCTGGCGGGAGGCCAAAGTCCACGTTTTGACCCACACCTTGCACTATGGCGGTGGCGTTTTCGAAGGGGTGCGGGCCTATTATGGCCAGCAAGGGACGGCGATTTTTCGCTTGCAAGACCACACCGAAAGATTGTTCCAGTCCGCCCATATCATCCGCATGAAAATCCCCTTTGACCGGGAAACCTTGAACCGGGTGCAATGCGAGGCGGTGGCCCGCAATCATCTCGACAGTGCCTATATCCGTCCCATGTGTTTTTATGGCGCGGAAGGGATGGGACTGCGGGCGGATAATTTAAGGGTCCACGTGATGGTGGCAGCCTGGGAATGGGGGGCCTATTTGGGGGCGGAGAGCTTGAAACAAGGCATCCGGATCCGTACTTCCTCCTTTACCCGCAATCATGTCAACAGCTTGATGTGCAAGGCCAAGGTCAATGGTAATTACGTTAATTCCATTCTCGCCCTCCAGGAGGCATTGGATACCGGGTACGATGAGGCGCTGCTATTGGATCATGAAGGCTACGTGGCGGAAGGCAGTGGCGAGAACATTTTTATCATTCGCCGCGGCAAGTTGTACACCCCGGATTTAACCTCTGTTCTCGAAGGGATCACCCGTGATACGGTGATGGTGATTGCCGAGGAAATGGGCCTGGAAGTGATTGAAAAACGGATTACCCGGGATGAGGTTTATACTGCAGATGAAGCCTTTTTTACCGGGACCGCCGCGGAAATTACCCCCATCCGGGAGTTGGATGGACGCCAAATCGGTTGCGGCAGCCGGGGACCCATTACAGAAAAGCTGCAAGCGCTATACTTTGATTATGTCCATGGCCGCCGCAGTGAACATCTGGACTGGCTGGCGCCGGTTGAAAAATTCCGGGAATAA
- a CDS encoding type II secretion system protein GspE, with the protein MVAVPDLSMNRPASSYEDFASALLQTGKLRQMDLVRARRLLEETDEDTLPTLLIRLGLVAERDVAETLSELTGLECVSPEEYPDISPLPESISARFLRCRHVAGLSEEEDCFIVAAADPLDEYIHEALELACEKPVRFKVGLLSETDNALQRQFDRNEDDSGVQSLEADLDDEDVEHLKDMASEAPVIRTVNQILQQAVDLKASDIHVEPFEDQLQVRLRVDGILREVDAPPVRSTAAVISRIKLMANLNIAERRLPQDGRIKVQVQGKELDLRVSTVPTLYGESVVIRLLDKEQVTLDFSALGFEGKVLERFLKVLSLPHGIILITGPTGSGKSTTLYTALDKLNTPERKIITVEDPVEYQLAGVNQIQVKSEIGLTFAGALRSIVRQDPDVIMIGEMRDLETARIAVQSALTGHLVLSTLHTNDAAGGVTRLLDMGLEDYLITSTVNGILGQRLVRRLCDHCKEAYPVMPEVIEETGMAKFLFQGQKPVLYKPVGCEHCNGIGYRGRQAIMEFLVMSDEIRRLVLNHAQAREIEQTAINEGMLTMYQDGLQKALAGKTTLEEVLRVTTEA; encoded by the coding sequence ATGGTAGCTGTTCCCGATCTCTCAATGAATCGGCCCGCTTCAAGTTATGAGGATTTCGCATCCGCATTGCTGCAAACCGGCAAACTGCGCCAGATGGATTTGGTCCGCGCCCGCCGTTTGCTCGAAGAAACCGATGAGGACACATTGCCCACCTTGCTGATCCGGTTGGGTTTGGTGGCGGAACGGGATGTGGCGGAAACCTTGTCGGAACTGACCGGCCTGGAATGCGTCAGCCCTGAGGAATATCCTGATATATCGCCGTTGCCGGAATCCATCTCCGCGCGCTTTCTCCGTTGCCGTCATGTGGCCGGGCTGTCCGAGGAAGAAGATTGCTTTATCGTTGCCGCGGCTGACCCTTTGGATGAATATATTCATGAGGCCCTGGAGCTCGCCTGCGAAAAGCCCGTCAGGTTTAAAGTAGGCTTATTGTCGGAAACCGACAATGCCCTACAGCGCCAGTTTGATCGCAACGAGGATGACTCCGGCGTCCAATCGTTGGAGGCGGATTTGGATGATGAGGATGTCGAACACCTCAAGGACATGGCCTCCGAGGCGCCGGTCATCCGCACCGTCAACCAGATTCTGCAACAGGCAGTGGATTTGAAGGCGTCTGATATCCACGTCGAGCCTTTTGAAGACCAGCTCCAGGTACGTCTGCGGGTGGATGGTATTTTGCGGGAAGTGGATGCGCCACCGGTGCGTTCCACCGCGGCGGTGATTTCCCGGATCAAATTAATGGCCAACCTCAATATTGCCGAAAGGCGCTTGCCCCAAGACGGACGGATCAAGGTTCAGGTCCAGGGCAAGGAGCTGGATTTGCGGGTTTCCACCGTCCCCACTTTATATGGCGAGAGCGTGGTCATCCGTTTGCTGGACAAGGAACAAGTCACGCTGGATTTTTCCGCGCTGGGATTTGAAGGCAAAGTGCTGGAGCGGTTTCTGAAAGTCCTGTCACTGCCCCATGGCATTATTTTGATTACCGGTCCCACCGGGAGCGGTAAAAGTACCACTTTGTACACCGCCCTGGACAAATTAAATACCCCCGAACGCAAAATCATCACGGTAGAAGATCCGGTGGAATATCAACTGGCCGGCGTCAATCAGATCCAGGTCAAAAGCGAGATCGGCCTGACTTTTGCCGGCGCCTTGCGTTCCATCGTCCGCCAGGACCCAGATGTCATCATGATCGGGGAAATGCGGGATCTGGAAACCGCCAGAATCGCCGTGCAATCGGCCCTCACCGGCCACTTGGTATTATCCACCCTGCATACCAACGATGCGGCGGGGGGCGTTACCCGGCTCTTGGATATGGGCCTGGAAGATTATTTGATTACTTCCACCGTCAACGGGATTTTAGGTCAGCGGTTGGTGCGCCGTCTTTGCGATCACTGCAAGGAAGCTTATCCGGTCATGCCCGAGGTGATTGAGGAAACCGGGATGGCGAAATTTCTTTTTCAAGGCCAAAAACCGGTCCTCTACAAGCCGGTGGGTTGCGAGCATTGCAATGGCATCGGTTATCGGGGGCGCCAGGCGATCATGGAGTTTCTGGTGATGAGCGATGAAATCCGGCGCTTGGTGCTCAATCATGCCCAGGCCCGGGAAATCGAACAGACAGCCATTAATGAGGGGATGCTGACCATGTACCAGGATGGCCTGCAAAAGGCTCTGGCCGGCAAAACCACCTTGGAAGAAGTTCTGCGCGTCACGACGGAAGCCTGA
- a CDS encoding general secretion pathway protein GspF yields the protein MPAFFVKAVNRDGEMVETLREADNENALVRLLQEEGWVPIRVTPAESQPFRWLRPEFRQTHVKQKDIGVFTRELATLLSAGLPLDRSLRVMLELFPEGSPLHAMCDRILEKVKGGSQLSAALEAEGKSFSKLYVNMIRAGEAGGALATVLERLADYLERSQALRGSVMTAMIYPAILVVMAVGSLLVLLTFVVPQFEEMFANAGKELPVPTQIVMGLADGLKNYGWILLLLVILGMNWGRRMLADPERRYRFHRWLLRLPLLGDLIVKLEVARFSQTLAALLTAGVPLLGALNIVKDTLANDVLSESVGEAASRLKEGGDMSVALQEAGHFPVMALQMIKLGEETGQLPKMLARMAEIYEEEVKTTVHRLLTLLEPVLIVGLGIAIAGIIMSILVAVVSVNDLAF from the coding sequence ATGCCTGCATTCTTTGTCAAAGCCGTCAACCGTGACGGGGAAATGGTCGAAACCCTGCGCGAGGCAGATAACGAAAATGCCTTGGTGCGGTTGCTGCAAGAGGAGGGCTGGGTGCCGATTCGGGTCACGCCCGCGGAAAGTCAGCCGTTTCGTTGGCTGCGTCCTGAATTCAGGCAAACCCACGTCAAGCAGAAAGACATCGGGGTATTTACCCGCGAATTGGCCACGCTGTTGAGCGCTGGTTTGCCTTTGGACCGTTCCCTGCGGGTGATGTTGGAGTTATTTCCCGAAGGCTCTCCCTTGCATGCCATGTGCGACCGCATCCTGGAGAAGGTCAAAGGCGGTTCGCAACTTTCTGCCGCTCTGGAAGCGGAGGGAAAATCCTTTTCCAAACTTTATGTCAATATGATTCGCGCCGGAGAAGCCGGTGGCGCATTGGCTACCGTGCTGGAACGCCTGGCGGATTACTTGGAACGTTCTCAGGCGCTGCGCGGCAGTGTCATGACCGCGATGATTTATCCCGCCATTCTGGTGGTAATGGCGGTGGGATCGCTGTTGGTGCTGTTGACCTTTGTGGTGCCCCAGTTTGAAGAGATGTTCGCCAATGCTGGTAAAGAGCTACCGGTACCGACGCAAATCGTCATGGGTTTGGCCGACGGGCTTAAAAATTACGGTTGGATTTTGTTACTGCTCGTCATTTTGGGCATGAACTGGGGCCGGCGGATGCTGGCCGATCCCGAGCGCCGCTACCGGTTCCATCGCTGGCTGTTGCGGTTGCCGCTGCTGGGGGATTTGATCGTCAAGCTGGAGGTAGCCCGCTTCAGTCAGACCTTGGCCGCGTTGTTGACCGCTGGCGTCCCATTGCTCGGCGCGTTGAATATCGTCAAGGATACCTTGGCCAATGACGTGTTAAGTGAATCAGTGGGTGAGGCGGCGAGCCGGCTGAAGGAAGGGGGCGATATGTCGGTGGCTCTGCAAGAGGCCGGTCATTTCCCGGTGATGGCGTTGCAAATGATCAAACTTGGTGAAGAAACCGGCCAGCTACCGAAGATGCTAGCGCGAATGGCGGAAATTTATGAGGAAGAGGTCAAAACCACCGTTCACCGTTTGCTGACCTTGCTGGAACCGGTGCTCATTGTGGGCCTGGGGATTGCCATCGCCGGGATTATCATGTCAATCCTGGTTGCCGTGGTCAGCGTGAATGATTTGGCATTTTGA